Part of the Geodermatophilus obscurus DSM 43160 genome is shown below.
GGGCCGAACACCTCCGGCGCGGCCCGCAGCTGCGCCAGATCGGCCAGACAGTCTCCGCCGACCGCCAGGCTGACGGCCAGATCCAGCAGGATCTTGCCCGGATCATGGCGAGCCATCGGCCGCCGCCACGGCTCGAGCGCCTGAGCGAGCGCGGTGTCGAGACCGACGGCCTCCGCAGCGCGGAGCAGCAGGACCGCCCCGGCGTTCGGCACGACGCTCGACCCGTGCCCGTCGACGGTCAGACGCGGGTCGGCGGGCGGCCTGAACCGCGTGTCCGGCAGGACACACCGCGGGAACGATGCCAACCGGGGACTTCCCTGTGACCCGGAGCGACGGGCTGGCAGCATGCCGCGGTGTGAGGCACGCCACAGTCATGCTCGCCGTCCTCAGTCTGCTTCTCGCCGGCGCCGGCGCCGGCGCCGCCCAGGCCGCGCCCGCGGACGGCCCGGTGCCCCCCGGTCCGGTGGCGCTGGACAACCCGAAGTTCTCCGCCAACGTGATGGCACCGCTGCAGGTGACCGACTGGGCGGCGTTCGAGGCCGAGCTCGAGACCGTGGCCGCTTACGGCGTGGACGCCGTGAGCGTCGACGTGTGGTGGGGGGACGTCGAGGGTGCGGCGGACAACCGGTTCGACTGGAGTTACTACGACCGGGTCTTCGACCTGATCACGTCCAAGGGTCTGGACCTCGCGCCGATCCTGTCCTTCCACCAGGCCGGCGGCAACGTCGGTGACGACTACACCAGCCTGCTGCCGTCGTGGCTGTGGCCCAAGTACGCCGGCGTCAGCTACCACGGCATCCAGCTCGGCCCGACAGGACTCCAGCACCAGAGCGAGCAAGGGAACTACAGCGCCGAGAGCGTGCAGGGCTGGGCCGACCAGGTGGTAACAGACGAGTACCGGGACTTCACCGAGGCGTTCGAGCAGCAGTACGGGGACGTCTACGCCGACGAGGTGGTGGAGGTCAACGTCTCGCTCGGTCCGTCCGGCGAGCTGAGGTACCCCTCCTACAACCAGCACGACGAGGGCACCGGTTACCCGAGCCGGGGCGCACTGCAGGCCTACTCCCCACTGGCCGTGCAGGACCTCCGCAGCCAGATGCTGCACCAGTACGGCTCCCTCGAGGCGATCAACCGCGCCTGGGGGACCGACCTCGCGTCGGTGCAGGAGATCGGCCCGCCGGTGGACGCCGACGCCTTCTTCGCCGGCCTGGACTACCTGGACACGCAGTACGGCCGCGACTTCGTGGACTGGTACAACGGCTCGCTCGTTGAGCACGGTGAGCGCGTGCTGTGGACGGTCATCGGCTCCCTCGGCGAGGACTTCCCCGAGGCCGACATCGGCTACAAGGTGCCGGGCATCCACTGGTCGATGACCAACCCCGCCCACCCGCGGGCCGCCGAGGTGACCACCGGCCTGATCCAGACCAGCGTCGACCTCGACTCCTGGGCGACCGGGCACGGCTACCAGCGGGTCGTCGAGCTGGCCAACCGGTTCGACGGCGGACCCCGCGAGGTGGTCATGCACTTCACCGCGCTGGAGATGGACGACGACCCGGTGGAGCCCGCGTACTCGCTGGCGCAGACGCTGGTCGGCTGGATCGGCGACTACGCCTACCGCGCCGGCGTCGAGCTCAAGGGCGAGAACGCGCTCGCCGGCGGGGTCGCGTCCGAGGAGGGCTGGGACAACATCAACGAGGCCTTCGAGACGTGGGGTTACCTCGGGCTGACCGTGCTCCGGATCGGTGACGTCTCCTCGGGCACCGGGGCCCGCCGGTACGCCGAGTTCATCGCGACGTACAGCCCCGACATCTGACCCCCCGGCGGCGGCACTGCTCCAGTGCGGTCAGTGCGGTCGGCCGGATAGCAGGGACCGCCGGTGGCCGTTGAGAGGGACTGCTACCGGTTCAGTTGACTGCGTGCCTGTGGGGCTGCGGCCCGCGCTGGCAGAACAAGATCCGCGCGGGAACGAAGGCTACTTGGGCGGTGGCCGGGCAGCCAGATTAGACGTGTCCTAACCGTCACTTTGACCTGGCACTGGCCGCCGCGTTGCGGGCAGCCGACCGGGCGTGCAGGCGGAGGCGGTTGGCCGGATGTTGCTCGTAGAGGAGCTCGGGCGCGACGGCTCGGTGTGGACCTTGCAGCCCGCCGCGCTGGCGCGGCGGGCGCCGGGCGGTCGCCGTCCCCGCGTAAACGAGGGGGACGAGGGCTGGTAGACACCGATCCGCTCGAGCACCTGCTCCATGCCCATGGCGTAGTCCTCGACCTCGGTGACGTTCTCGGCCGTCGCACGACCGTCATCGGCCCGATTGCCACAGTCGGGCGGACACGCCGCAGCCAAGGAGAATAGCTGCGGCTGTAGTACTGAATCTAGTGCCCGTCGACCGGCCGCGGCGTCCACCTCAGCGCTGACCCGGCATCCGCGGAACTGCGATCCGGCCGCGGCGCCGTTGCCAGCCAGGAGGGTGCGTCAGGACGGACGACGCCACCCCTGTGACCGCGTCACGGTTACCACGTCCCGGCACACGGATTGGGCAGACAATAAGACCTTCCCCGGAAGGCTTGACAGGCCGGTTTGACCTGCGAGAACGCATGGAGCGGGTGACGGGAACCGAACCCGCATGGCCAGCTCGGGAGGCGGACCCTGTGGAGTTGTCTGCACTGGTCCAGGACTTGCAGGACCCTCTAATCCGCCGGTTGCCAGAATGCTGCAGGTCATCGCCTGAGCGAGGTGCTGTTCCCACCTGTCTGTCACGCGTGGTCGCGGGAGCTCAGGTGATGACGTGGTGACGGCGCCGTGATGCCTTGTCCGAATCCTCGCTGGATACGCGCACGGACCAGTTTGAGAGGATCAACCATGACGAGCGATGTGACCCCTGAGGGAGCGCGTGAGGACAGGCAGCGGTCGTACTGGGCCGCCGGCGATCGGGTGGAGCTTAACCCGTCGTCGGTTTTCGTCGCCGTCCGCGAGGCACCGGGCGAGGAGCAGGGAACGGCGGCCGTCGCCGAGCGGATGGCCGGGATGGCCGGGGCCGGGCAGGTGATCCCGCTACCGGATCGAGGTCTCGTGCTCGTTCGAGCCGAGAGCGGCCCGGCCACCGCCACCCGCTCGACGGAGGGGCTCCGCCTAGCCGTTGAGCAGGACCAGCACGTCGCCAGCGGGCCCACCGTGTTCGAAACGGCCAGTGCTCCCGGCGTCTACCTCGTGCCCGCCGGCGAGGTGATCGTGAAGTTCCGCGAGGGCACGGACGGCGATGCCGCCCAGGCCGTCCTGGCCCGTCACGGCGCCACCGTGGTGCAGACCGATCACCCGGAGCCCGGCGCCCTCATCGTGCACGTGGACGACGACGACTCGGCCCTCGACGCGGCCAACGCCCTCCACGACGAGGAGCTCGTCGAGTACGCCGAGCCCAACTTCGTGCAGATCACCCGGCCTCCCGGCCCCGCCAGCCAGCTCCTCAACGGCGTGTCCGCTCCGGCGCGTCCAGTCGACGACCTGAGCGCGCTCGTGAGCACGGACCGCGCAACCCGGGACGGCCGGCTCGCCGACCCCGGGTTCGTCTCCCAGTGGGGGCTGACCAAGATTCGTGCTACCGAGGCATGGGACATCACGACCGGCAGCAGTGCGGTCAGCGTCGCGGTGATCGACGAGGGGAACGACCTCACCCACGAGGACATCTCCTATCGCCTGCTCGGTTTCGACGCCTACGACGGCGACAACGACCCGACCCCCAGCGGCAACGACGCCCACGGAACGGCGTGCGGCGGGATCGTGTCGATGAGGAAGGACAACGACAAGGGCGGCGTCGGGGTGGCACCGAGCTCACCCGTGCTTCCCGTGCGCATCGCCAAGGGCGTCGGAGGTGGCGACTGGGACACCGACAGCGCCAAGGTCGCCAACGGCATCCGGACCGCGGTGGACCGGGGGGCCGACGTCCTGTCGAACAGCTACCGCGTGGCGCCCAGCACGGCGGTGGCCAACGCCTTCCAGTACGCGGCCACGAACGGCCGTGGAGGCCTCGGCTGCGCCATGGCGGCGGCCGCCGGCAACGACGACGTGCTCGGCGTCATCTTCCCGGCCCGGCTGTCGCCGTCCGTCAGGGGACTCCTGGCCGTTGGGGCCTCAAACGAGTGGGACCAGCGCAAGAGCAAGACCAGCCTCGACGGAGAGACCTGGTGGGGCTCGAACTGGGGACCGGAGGTCGACATCGTCGCCCCCGGTGTGCACATCTACACAACCGACATCACGGGCGGAGCCGGCTACGGCGGCGGCAACTATGTGACCGACTTCAACGGCACGTCGTCCGCCACTCCCCACGTCGCCGGAGTCGCCGCTCTGATCCTCTCAGTCGACCCCCAGCTGCGCGGCTGGGAGGTCGAGGACATCCTCAAGCTGACCGCACGCGATCTCGGCACGCCCGGCCGGGATCAGTTCACCGGCTTCGGACGCGTCGACGCTCGCGCCGCCCTCGAGGCGGCCAGTCGGCTCTGGTGCGAGGTCGTCCCGGCGGTCGAATTCATCTCTGGCAAGGCGTTTATGCGGGTCAACGCTCGCCTCTACAACCCGGGGATCAACACCGTGCGAGTCGACTCGTTCACCCTGACCTCCCACACGGCCGACGGGGCAAACGAGATCGACCGGTTCGAGTACCGGCCCAACCCAGGTGACGTCCTCCTGCCGCGCAGCGGCCAGGACGTGCGGTTCAACCAGCTGCTGCTCAAGGCCAACGGAACGCCTGATGCATGGTCCTACCGGTGGGCCGCGAGTTGGACCTACACGTTCTGGCGGCCCTCGACCCCCGGATTCCCGCTCAATGTCGGCATGGTGAGCCTCGACGAGGCCATGGCCGGACCCCAGGGCCGAGGCGAGGGTCAGTCGCGGGACGAGTCCAGCGGCTCGGTGGCAGCCACGCAGGACGGTGCTGTCTCGGCCGCGGATGAGGCCGTCCGCCTGACCGGCAAGCGCACCATCACCATCACCATCGACTGATCCTGACCGGCCCGTCAGAAGCCGAAGGGGTGGGGGCCGAGCCTGCGCTTCGCGGCTCGGCCCCCACCGTTCTTCCTCCAGTCCGCGGGCTCAGTGGACCAATCGACACGCAGGCAAACTGCGGCTACTCGTCATCCTCTTCTTCGTCGTCATCAGCGACGGCGACAGGGGGAGCGGACGGGATAGCGGGGAGCGCATTTGGAGACGCCCCGTGGCTGCACGGGCGTACTTGACGACGCCGTCATGCAGCCGACTCCGGTCCGAGCCGGAAACCACAACTGGGCGGGCGGAGTCGACAGGGTCACCGAGGTCAAGCTCGACGAACGCCAGGTGCTCATGGCCGTCCTCGACCACGACGCCGAGCTGCTCGCCGACCGTCCCGGGTTGCTGCTCATTGCCGACAAGGGCTACGTCTCCGCCGAGCTCGACCGCTACCTGACCGACCACGGCATCGGCTTGCTACGCCCGTCCTACCGCAACCGCACGCCCCGCCCCGGACAGCGGCTGCTCGCGCCGATCCGCCAGCTCATCGAATCGGTCCACGACACGCTCAAAGGCCAGCTCGACCTGGAACTGCACGGCGGCCGCAGCCTGGCCGGGGTCACCGCCCGGGTCGCCCAGCGCCTGCTCGCCCTGACCGCCGCGATCTGGCACAACCGCGCCACCGGCCAGCCCGTCACAAGGTGACGTCCCGCTGAGTGGTGGATGTAGTCCTCACCGTGTTGGTCAGCGGTGTGGTGACTATGACGCGATCAGGGCCGGCTGCGCCACCTCCTCCGCCGAGTCACTGCGGCTGGCGAGCAGGGCCATGGAGCTCTCGGCGAGGTAGCGGCGGTCGGAGACCTGCCACTCGTCGTGCGCCTCGACCAGTACCGCGCCGGCCAGGCGCAGCAGGGCGGCGGGGTTGGGAAAGACCCCGACGACGTCGGTGCGCCGCTTGATCTCCTTGTTCAGCCGTTCCAGCGGATTGGTCGACCAGATCTTCTTCCAGTGCGCCACCGGGAAGGCGGTGAAGGCCAGCAGGTCGTCGGCAGCCTCGTGCAGCATGGCCTCGACCTGGGGGAACTGGCGGCCCAGCATGCCGGCGATCACGTCGAGCTGGGAGCGCACGTGCTCGGCGTCGGGCTGGGCGAAGACGGTGCGGATCGCCGCGGCGACCATCTCGCTGTTGCCGCGCGGGACGCGGGCGAGCACGTTGCGCATGAAGTGCACCCGGCACCTTTGCCAACTGGCGCCGAGCAGCACCGCGCCGATGGCGGCCTTGAGCCCGGTGTGCGCGTCGGAGATGACCAGCTGGGGGCCGGCCAGCCCGCGGGCCTTCAGCGAGCGCAGGAACGCCGTCCAGAACGCGCCGTCCTCCGAATCGCCGACGGCGAAGCCGAGCACCTCCCGGTGGCCGTCGGCGGCCACGCCGGTGGCGATGACCACGGCCTGGGAGACCACCCGCCGGTTCACCCGTGCCTTGCAGTAGGTGGCGTCGAGGAACACGTACGGGAAGGCCTGCTCGGCCAGTGAACGGTCCTGAAAAGAGCTGACCTCGGCATCGAGGTCGGCGCAGATCCGGGAGACCTCGGACTTGGAAATGCCGGTGTCGGCGCCCAACGCCCGCACCAGGTCATCGACCTTCCGCGTGCTCACCCCGTGCAGGTAGGCCTCCATGACCACGGCGAACAGCGCCTGGTCGATCCGCCGCCGGCGTTCCAGCAGCGAGGGGAAGAACGACCCGGCGCGCAGCTTGGGGATCCGCAGCTCCAGATCCCCGGCCGTCGTGGACAGGGTGCGGGGGCGGGAGCCGTTGCGCTGGGCGGTGCGACCCTCGGTGCGCTCGTGCGGCGCCGCCCCGATCACCGCGGTCAGCTCGGCCTCGATCAACGCCTGGTAGATCGTGGTGGCCGCCGACCGGATGCGGTCGTCGACATCGGCTGCCTTGAGTGCGTCGAGCACCTCGAGCAGGGCAGACTGGTCCAGGGCCATCGTGTGCTGTGTCCTTCCGCGAGAACCATTGGCGTGGTCTCGCTGACCATCACACGATGGCCCCTTCGCGTGGTCCTCCACGCGAGCGGTGACCTGGACTTACACCACCAGCGGGGACGTCACCGAAGGGGTCATCGGCGCCTGTACCGGAGGAGTGATCCCCGACGCGCTGCTCTACGAGGTGCTGCCACTGGGTCCTGCGGGCCGAGAGCTGCACGCCCGCTTGCGGGGAGCAGACGACCCGGACGACGACGACCTAGCGGAGAGCACGTATGCCGTGGAGTTCGAGGACACCCGCAAGGCCGACGACGGCCTCCGCTCCAAGGTCCTCCGGCTGGAGGCCGTGAGCGACCAGCTGCGCGCCGCCCGGGCCGTGCTGTGGGTGGTCCGGACACGGGAGGTGGCCGACCGCCTCCGGGACCTGGGCGTGGACGGAGATCGGCGCCCCACGCAGGTTCTCGTCCCGGCTCGTTCAGTTGGCCTCGACGGCGAGGACCTTGGGCCTGTCCGGCGCCCGTGGTGGGTCACGCGGGTTCCTCCCGACGGAGGGACCTGAGCGGCTACGTCGACAACCGCTCCGGGCTGTCGGCGGTCGCACCCTGCGGCGGCGGTGCGAGCGGGTGCGGCTCACCCCAGAGCCGGCTCCAGGCGCCGGCTACGTCGTTGATGCTCTTGTGCACGTAGGTGCTCGTAGCGTTGCCACCACCCAGCGCGTGTCCGGCGAAGGCCGCCGCCGTGGCGTACCCGGAGACCGACTCGATGCTCGTGATGGCGTAGTGCCGCAGCCAGTGGCTGAAGATACCCAGGTCCTGGGCCCAGGGCAGGTTGCGCTTGACCCGGACCCACAGCCCGTCCAGCCGCCTCCTGGTCATGTCGTAGAGGTGGCAGTCCTGGTTCATCAAAGCCACCATCAGCGCCTCCGAGACCGGTTGCTCCCGGCGGGCGCTGTTCTTCTCGTCCAGCCAGACCGTCTGTCGCGCCGGGCGCAGATCCTTACGTTGCAGGTTCACCAAGCCCTCCCGGCGGCATCCGGTCTCGACCATGAAGCGCAGCGCCACCGTGTCCTCGTCGCGCTCGCACGCCTCGAAGAGCTCTCCGACCTGCTGGTGCGTTATGGCGTGGCGCGGGCTCCTGGGTCGTTTCGGCATCTCGACGAGCTGCGCCGGGTTCCGAGAGCAGTGGCCCTCCGCCATCGCCAGGGCGAACAGCTTGCGAGCGGCGGCTATGAGGTGCTGCTCGGCGTACAGCCCATTCTGGGAGTTGCTCCGGGAGACAGCGGTGCGCCGCGCGGCCTTCGCCACCATCTTGATGTCGCCGGGAGTCACCTCGTTGAGCTCACGATCGCCCCAGTGCTCGCTGAGCATGACCCAGTAGCGGTGATACAGCTCGGCGCTGGCGTCGTTGGTTAGCGCGTAGCAGAAGGGCAGGAAGACGGAGAGCTTCACAGCACGACCACCCGGACCCGCACGCCCACTGGCAGCGGTGGGGGCGGGTTGAGGGTGCCTCCAGGGCCTGTCACGGCCTCGAAGGCTTGACCCCGCATGGGAGGCAGCGTGGCGTGGTCCTGGCCGCCGTCCCCGGGCTCCTCGGGAGCGTCAACGGCAGGGGTGGGGGCGTTGAATCGCACAGGTTCTCCATCGGAGGGTCTTTCCCGATGCTTGAACCCCACGACAGGGTGATCTTGTGTCCGAGGGGCGACACGCTACATACGCACACCCTTGCGGACCGAGGTGAGCATGCCGCGGTGAGGGACGACCAGCGACATCGTGCTCGTCGCGGGGGACCCTTCTCACGCCCCCCGACCAGTGGATCGACCGGAGACGGTGGGTGCACGTTTCAGCAACGCCGAGGTCCCGGGGAACGGCACGGCGAAACGCGGGCTTGTCCGCACCCTCAAGAAGCCGCTGGCCTCGTTGGCGTGGAGCGACTCGGCGCTGCCCCGAAGCCCCGGCCGCGCCGGTGACCCGGTCGGCTTGCTCGGGCCCTCAGCGCACGGACACCTCGGTCCGGTACGAACGCGATTCGCCGGGCTGCAGCCAGCACACCTCGCCGTCGCGCTCGGCCTGTGCGCGACCACTGTCGCGCGACGTGGACGGTTCGATGCCCAGCACGTTGACCCCGGCCGTGGCGTCTCGCCAGAGCACCAGCATGGGGAACGTGTCGGTGCCGTAGGTGACCCTGACGGTGGCCGAGCCGTCCGGCGCCGTAGCCTCCACGACGCCGGACGGTTCGCTGCTCGGCGAGCGGCCGTACAGCACGCGCTCTGGCGACGGCCCGGAGGCGACGGCGAGGCTCATGGGGAAGGTCGCGTCCGTCGGCGCGGTGCTGTTCCGTTCACCGACGAGCGTCGCCATCGAGTGGACGAGGGATCCGTCGCCCACCACCGGGTAGCCGAGGTTCAGGTGGTGGCGGAACATGTGGCCGGCCACGGTCGAGCTGTCGTTCGTCACAACGTCCTCGACGCGCACTGTGGGCTCGACACAACTGGCGACGATCCTGCGCTGCAACCGCAGCGTCGGCGCACCCAGGGCGGCTTCCACCACGTCGCCGGTCACTGACACGGCCAGGTCGCCGCGGTCCTCCACGAGCCGCCAGGTGACGTTCTCGGCGGGCAGGTGACCTACTCGCCCGTGCAGACCGTGGTGCACGCCGTCCACGGTGGAGGCGGCGCCCGTCGACGCCAGGCCGCACGTCGAGAGCAGGCCGCCGCCGAACGTCTGGCACCATCCCGCGCCTGCCGGCTCGTACCGTGTCGCGCTTGCCCGTCCCCGGGGGCCGCGCCAGCCCAACGGGATGCCACGCGCATCCGCCCAGCCGATGTCCAGCGCCCGATCGAGGAGTACCTCGAAGGACACGCCGGCGGGGTTGCGCACCATCAGGGCAGGGGCTCCCCATCCGGTCCCCTCGGTGAGGACCACCCGCTCCACGCTGACGAGCTGATCAGGGGCTCCGACCAGGCGGCGCAGCTGCGGGCTCAGCGGTACCGATGCAGACCCGAACGACACCGGTCAGCCCGCCCCGCGGACCTCGGCGGCCGAACGGCGCCGGGCCCCGACAGCGATCGCGGTCACGAGCACCACGCCGGTGACGACGTACTGCCAGTAGGAGGCGATCCCGAGCAGGTTGAGCGCATTGGCCAGCACCGCGAACAGCAGAGCGCCGACGATCGTCCCGAAGACCGTCCCGCGGCCTCCTCGCAACGCCGTGCCGCCGACGACCACGGCCGCGATCACGTCCAGCTCGAAGCCCTGCGCCATCGTGCCCTCGGCGGAGGCCAGGCGGCCGGCCATGAAGACGCCGGCTAGAGCGAAGAGGACGCCGGCGACGACGAAGACCAGGACCTTGGTCCGGTTGACCGGCATCCCGGCGAGGGTCGCCGCTCGCTCGTTGCTGCCGAACGCCCGCAGGGTGCGGCCGAAGTAGCTGCGGTTGAGCAGCAGGTACGTCAGGCCCGCCACCAGCAGGAAGACCAGGAACGAGATGGGCAGACGCCCGATCGTGCCGGTGGTCATCGAGCGGTAGAAGTAGGAGGTGATCGGGACCACGTTCCCCGACGTCCAGATGAACGCGCCTCCCTGGAACAGATACAGCGTGCCCAGCGTGGCGATGAACGGCGCGATCCGCAGATAGGTCACCAGCAGGCCGTTCAGTGCGCCGAGGACCGCGCCGACGACCAGCGCGACGAGGACGGCGACCCCGATCGTCGTGTACGGCAACACGGTCGCCACCGCGATCGAGCTGACGGCGATGACGCCGGCGACCGAGAGGTCGAGGAGCCCGCCCGCAATGAGCAGCGTCATCCCGCAGGCGGCCAGCCCCACGAAGGAGGCCTGGAACAGGACGTTCTCGAGGTTGCCGCCGCTCCAGAACGACGGCCGGGCAGCGCCCACGGCGACCGTCAGGAGGACCAGGATCGGCAGCAGGTACTGCTTGGAGAGGAAGCCCACCACGGCCGGGCGGTGCCCGGTAGCCTTCGGCTGGTCGTCGACGGCGGGCGGCCCCGCCGCGACCTGGGACGTGCTCACGACACCCTTCCTTCCAATGCACGACGCATCGTCCGCCGCTGCACGCCGTCGAGGCTGAGTGCGAAGACCAGCAGACCCCCGAGGGCGACGTACTGGTAGAACGACGGCACGTTGAGCAGGTTGAGACCCGAGTTGATCATCGCCAGCAGTAGAGCGGCGACGAAGGTGCCGGGGATGTTGGCCCGGCCACCGGCCATGCTGGTGCCGCCGAGGACGACGATCGCGATGGCCTGCAGTTCCAGCCCGGCGCTGAGGGAGCCGTTCACCACCCCCAGCTGACTTGCCAGCAGGATGCCGGCGACCCCGGCCGCGGCCGCGGCGATGACGTAGGACACCAGCAGCACCCGCTGCACCCCGATGCCGCTGTCCACCGCCGCCTCGGGGCTGCCACCGACGGCGACGACGTGCTTGCCGAAGCGCATCCGTTCGAGCAGGAACCAGAGCCCCGCACCGAGCAGCACGGCGCAGAGGAACGGCACAGGGATCCCGAGCACGGAGGCGGTCGCGAAGGACTTGTACCCGGCGTCGGCGATCAGGATGGGTGCACCGCCGGTGAAGAGGAGTGCCAGCCCCCGGAAGACGCTCATAGTGCTCAGCGTGGCGATGAACGCCGGCACTCTCAGGCTGGTCACGAGCACGCCGTTCACGAGGCCGAGGACGCATGCTACCAGGATCCCGATGGCGACCCCGGCCAGACCGCCCCAGGCGTTCACACACGTGGCGGCGACGCAGCACGACAGCGCCTGGGTCGAGCCGACCGACAGGTCGATCCCCCGCAGTGCGATGACCAGCGTCATGCCGTAACCGGTGATCGCCAGGATGGCGGCGTTGACGAGCACGTTGGTGACGTTCGAGCCGGACGCGAAGTTCGGGACGAGCACCAGGCCGACGATCAGCACCAGCAGGAAGGGCACGACGATGCCGGCGCTCTGGAGCAGCCGCTCGCGATCGGCGGCGCGCCGCGCCCGAGCGGCCGACCGGGCCCGCTCCTGGGCGGTGAGGTCGTCAGCCTCGAGGGTGGTCACGGGTGTTGGGCTAGACATGGACGTCTCCTCCGGCCGCCTGTCCCACGGACGCGGCGACGATGTTCTCCTCGGTGACATCGCGGCCACGGAGCTCGGACACCTGACGGCCCGCGAAGTACACGAGGCACCGGTCGGCGATGGCGGCCAGCTCCGGCGCGTCCGAACTCGAGACGACGACACTGACCCCGTCGTCGGCGAGCCGGCGGATCAGCTGGTAGATCTCGATCTTGGCGCCGACGTCGACGCCGCGTGTGGGCTCGTTGAGCAGCAGGACCTTGCAGCCGGACAG
Proteins encoded:
- a CDS encoding ABC transporter permease gives rise to the protein MTTLEADDLTAQERARSAARARRAADRERLLQSAGIVVPFLLVLIVGLVLVPNFASGSNVTNVLVNAAILAITGYGMTLVIALRGIDLSVGSTQALSCCVAATCVNAWGGLAGVAIGILVACVLGLVNGVLVTSLRVPAFIATLSTMSVFRGLALLFTGGAPILIADAGYKSFATASVLGIPVPFLCAVLLGAGLWFLLERMRFGKHVVAVGGSPEAAVDSGIGVQRVLLVSYVIAAAAAGVAGILLASQLGVVNGSLSAGLELQAIAIVVLGGTSMAGGRANIPGTFVAALLLAMINSGLNLLNVPSFYQYVALGGLLVFALSLDGVQRRTMRRALEGRVS
- a CDS encoding S8 family serine peptidase gives rise to the protein MTSDVTPEGAREDRQRSYWAAGDRVELNPSSVFVAVREAPGEEQGTAAVAERMAGMAGAGQVIPLPDRGLVLVRAESGPATATRSTEGLRLAVEQDQHVASGPTVFETASAPGVYLVPAGEVIVKFREGTDGDAAQAVLARHGATVVQTDHPEPGALIVHVDDDDSALDAANALHDEELVEYAEPNFVQITRPPGPASQLLNGVSAPARPVDDLSALVSTDRATRDGRLADPGFVSQWGLTKIRATEAWDITTGSSAVSVAVIDEGNDLTHEDISYRLLGFDAYDGDNDPTPSGNDAHGTACGGIVSMRKDNDKGGVGVAPSSPVLPVRIAKGVGGGDWDTDSAKVANGIRTAVDRGADVLSNSYRVAPSTAVANAFQYAATNGRGGLGCAMAAAAGNDDVLGVIFPARLSPSVRGLLAVGASNEWDQRKSKTSLDGETWWGSNWGPEVDIVAPGVHIYTTDITGGAGYGGGNYVTDFNGTSSATPHVAGVAALILSVDPQLRGWEVEDILKLTARDLGTPGRDQFTGFGRVDARAALEAASRLWCEVVPAVEFISGKAFMRVNARLYNPGINTVRVDSFTLTSHTADGANEIDRFEYRPNPGDVLLPRSGQDVRFNQLLLKANGTPDAWSYRWAASWTYTFWRPSTPGFPLNVGMVSLDEAMAGPQGRGEGQSRDESSGSVAATQDGAVSAADEAVRLTGKRTITITID
- a CDS encoding IS256 family transposase, coding for MALDQSALLEVLDALKAADVDDRIRSAATTIYQALIEAELTAVIGAAPHERTEGRTAQRNGSRPRTLSTTAGDLELRIPKLRAGSFFPSLLERRRRIDQALFAVVMEAYLHGVSTRKVDDLVRALGADTGISKSEVSRICADLDAEVSSFQDRSLAEQAFPYVFLDATYCKARVNRRVVSQAVVIATGVAADGHREVLGFAVGDSEDGAFWTAFLRSLKARGLAGPQLVISDAHTGLKAAIGAVLLGASWQRCRVHFMRNVLARVPRGNSEMVAAAIRTVFAQPDAEHVRSQLDVIAGMLGRQFPQVEAMLHEAADDLLAFTAFPVAHWKKIWSTNPLERLNKEIKRRTDVVGVFPNPAALLRLAGAVLVEAHDEWQVSDRRYLAESSMALLASRSDSAEEVAQPALIAS
- a CDS encoding ABC transporter permease yields the protein MSTSQVAAGPPAVDDQPKATGHRPAVVGFLSKQYLLPILVLLTVAVGAARPSFWSGGNLENVLFQASFVGLAACGMTLLIAGGLLDLSVAGVIAVSSIAVATVLPYTTIGVAVLVALVVGAVLGALNGLLVTYLRIAPFIATLGTLYLFQGGAFIWTSGNVVPITSYFYRSMTTGTIGRLPISFLVFLLVAGLTYLLLNRSYFGRTLRAFGSNERAATLAGMPVNRTKVLVFVVAGVLFALAGVFMAGRLASAEGTMAQGFELDVIAAVVVGGTALRGGRGTVFGTIVGALLFAVLANALNLLGIASYWQYVVTGVVLVTAIAVGARRRSAAEVRGAG
- a CDS encoding aldose 1-epimerase family protein, with protein sequence MVLTEGTGWGAPALMVRNPAGVSFEVLLDRALDIGWADARGIPLGWRGPRGRASATRYEPAGAGWCQTFGGGLLSTCGLASTGAASTVDGVHHGLHGRVGHLPAENVTWRLVEDRGDLAVSVTGDVVEAALGAPTLRLQRRIVASCVEPTVRVEDVVTNDSSTVAGHMFRHHLNLGYPVVGDGSLVHSMATLVGERNSTAPTDATFPMSLAVASGPSPERVLYGRSPSSEPSGVVEATAPDGSATVRVTYGTDTFPMLVLWRDATAGVNVLGIEPSTSRDSGRAQAERDGEVCWLQPGESRSYRTEVSVR
- a CDS encoding site-specific integrase, with the translated sequence MKLSVFLPFCYALTNDASAELYHRYWVMLSEHWGDRELNEVTPGDIKMVAKAARRTAVSRSNSQNGLYAEQHLIAAARKLFALAMAEGHCSRNPAQLVEMPKRPRSPRHAITHQQVGELFEACERDEDTVALRFMVETGCRREGLVNLQRKDLRPARQTVWLDEKNSARREQPVSEALMVALMNQDCHLYDMTRRRLDGLWVRVKRNLPWAQDLGIFSHWLRHYAITSIESVSGYATAAAFAGHALGGGNATSTYVHKSINDVAGAWSRLWGEPHPLAPPPQGATADSPERLST
- a CDS encoding family 14 glycosylhydrolase; the protein is MRHATVMLAVLSLLLAGAGAGAAQAAPADGPVPPGPVALDNPKFSANVMAPLQVTDWAAFEAELETVAAYGVDAVSVDVWWGDVEGAADNRFDWSYYDRVFDLITSKGLDLAPILSFHQAGGNVGDDYTSLLPSWLWPKYAGVSYHGIQLGPTGLQHQSEQGNYSAESVQGWADQVVTDEYRDFTEAFEQQYGDVYADEVVEVNVSLGPSGELRYPSYNQHDEGTGYPSRGALQAYSPLAVQDLRSQMLHQYGSLEAINRAWGTDLASVQEIGPPVDADAFFAGLDYLDTQYGRDFVDWYNGSLVEHGERVLWTVIGSLGEDFPEADIGYKVPGIHWSMTNPAHPRAAEVTTGLIQTSVDLDSWATGHGYQRVVELANRFDGGPREVVMHFTALEMDDDPVEPAYSLAQTLVGWIGDYAYRAGVELKGENALAGGVASEEGWDNINEAFETWGYLGLTVLRIGDVSSGTGARRYAEFIATYSPDI